From Pirellulales bacterium:
AGCATGCACGCATGGTGCCGACCGTGCCAACCTGGCTTGTCGGTAGACTACTTGCCAACGCTGGTAACGACAAGTTTCTCGCTGTGCGGGGAACGCCCTAACTCGTACGCAAAGCGTGCCGACACAATACCGACAAAAAAAGAGGCCGCCCCGGCAGGCGGCCTCTTGGTGAACGATCTTTACGTTGCGGGCGTCTAGCTGCGACGACGTCGCAGGCGATGCCCGACCAGCCCAGCCAGTCCCAGCCCCAACATCACGATCGATGCCGGTTCGGGCGCGGCTTTGATGCCCAGCTCGAACGGCGAGAAGCTGCTGGTGGTGAAGGAAATCGTATGGTCGGTCGTGTTGACCGTGCCGCCGAACACCCAGGCATTGTCGGTCTTGTCGAAGTGCCAGATGCCGAGCGTCGATTGGTCAGTGCCCGCCGGGAGCAACGACGGATCGTAATGGAATACCAGCGTGGCCGACTGTCCGGTTTGCAGGCCCGTGTAGTCGACGCTCCAGATTTGCGGATTCAACGAAAGGTCGGCCGTCGAAGCCGCGAAGATCGGGTTGCTTTGGGCGGCGATGATGGCCTGCTGTGGCAAGCCGGTGGAGTTGGGGATTTGCTGGGCCGAGAACGTGCCGCCGTTGGTGGCCCCGCCGAAGTTGATCGATACGCCGCCGGGCGTCGCTGAACCCCCCAAGGCGCTGGCCTGGGTGTCTGTCGGCGCCACGGTCGCTACGTTCCCGGTGCCAAATTGCGCCGTGGAAACGGCATTGAGTTTGAACAACTCGGTTCCCGTCCCGAAGGTCGCGCCTCCGTCGAGCCCTGAAGTGTATTGAGCCGAGAGCCCCAATGTCCAATTGCCGGAATTCGCCGGCGATTGCGACAAGGTCCAGGTTCCGGCGGACAATGGATCGGTGACACCAACATCGCTACCCGAGATAGTCTGGCCACTCGAGGCAATCGTATAGTGATATCCGCCGGTCAGCACCGTAAAGCTGGTCGTGGTCGCGGTATACACTCCGTTCGATCCGGTCAGCGGCGCGCTATTGAAATCCCAGCTCAGCCCGGCATAGCCGGCCACCACGCCCGCGCCGGGGAGCGCCAAATCCATCGACGTGTTCTGCTCATAGTAGCCGTCGTTGGGAACAAACTGGATGGTGGAAGGTGTGTTGGTGAGCGGGTCGAATGCTACCAGAAAATGCCCGTCGACCGAACTGGTGTCGCTGCCGGGCGCGATGGGTACAAAGTTGCCATAGTTATTACTGTTGCCGGAAAGATTGATCGTGCTTTGCGTGGGATCGATCGTAAAGACAACGTTCTCCGTGTCGGCCATGGCTGCCGACGGCAGCACGACCAGCACTCCGGCCGTTACCGCCAATACCACCCAAAGAGTATCCCGAAATCGAGGAATGCCCATAAAGACCCCCTTTTCTGTCCGCTTAAATAGATAACGAAAGATGAACGCACGACGCGTGGGAAATAGAAATACCGCCCGACTGCCTCGCAGCCATAACGTAATGGCAGACTGCGAACAAAGAGGGCGCAGCCGAGACACCGCACAGAAGGACAAACGTTACGAATTACGTTTGGCTAGCGGGCCCATACCCCAAAAGATGGGAAAGAGACAACGCCCGGAATATAGAGGTCCCTGTGCAGCGATGCAAGAGAATTCTCGATTATTTCGCAGGTCGCATCGGCTCGCCGACAAGCCCTGGCAATGTCGGGAGTTAGCTGGGGCTAAACAAGACATCGACCCAGTAGTTGGACGACTGGTAGGACTGTGTCGGCAATCCCCCGGCGCCATAGAGGTATAAACCGCCATTGGCCGGCACCTGCAAGAAACTGCTGGTGTAAGGAGATGTGAAGTACGAGCGGCTCACTGCGTAGTGGCCGCTGGTGGTGTGATAGCCAACGACGTAGGTCGAGCCGGCTGTGACAGCCACCGGAGTCGAAAACAGCGCCTGCTGCCAGCCGCTCGCCGTTTCGTTGGTGAATATGACTGTCGCCAGGAGTTGGCCGCTCGCGCTCCACAGGCTGCCCGTGTGGACGCCGGTGTTGGCTGCGCTCTTGTAGAAACTGACGCCCAGTATGGTTCCATTCGTGGTGGCCGTGAACTTCATGCCCAACTCGACTGACTGAGCATCGCCACTGTCGGGCGTAGCTGGCGTCGTGCTCGAGTTCCACACGCTGGTTGTCGCAGGCGCCGGGGCCGCCGTGGTGAACGTGCTTGTGGCGTTGACCGCCAGGGCGTTGCCGGCCACGTCTTTGACTCCGCTGGCGCCGCCGACCACGACGATCGTGTACGTGGTCGAGTTGGCCAAGGCCACAGTCGGCGTCAGCGTGGCCGTATTGTTGCTGGCGTTGTACGAGACCGTGGCTGCGACGGCTGTGCTGCCGTTCATCAACAGGATCGTGCTGCTGTTGACCGTCGCCACGCTCAACGCTTCGCTGAAGGTGATCGTCACCGCCGTGTTGGTGGCCACGTTCGTCGACGAGTTGCCCGGCGTAAAGCCGGTCACGGTCGGCGGCGTGGTATCAACGACAGCCGTCGCGCTGAATACGACATCGACCCAATAGTTCGACGACTGGTACGACTGTGTCGGCAAGCCGCCGGCGCCGTACAGATACAACCCGCCATTGGCTGAGACTTGCAAGGAGCCGTTCGTGTACGCCGAGGTGAAGTACGAACGGGTGACTGCGTAGTGGCCGCTATTGGTGTGATAGCCGACGACGTAGGTCTGGCCGGCCGTGACGGCTACCGGAGCCGAGAATAGCGCCTGCTGCCAGCCGCTCCCCCCTTCGTTGGTGAATGTGACCGTCGCTAGGAGCTGCCCGCTCGCGCTCCACAGGCTGCCGGTGTGGACGCCCGTGTTGGCTGCGCTCTTATAAAACCGCACTCCCAAGATCGTACCGCTAGTCGTTACGGTGAACTTCGTGCCTAGTTCGACCGACTGAGCGTCGCCGCTGTCGGGCGTGGCTGGCACGGTGCTCGGGGACCAGAGGCTGGTGGTGGCCGGCGCCGGGGCCGCGGTGGTGAATGTGCTTGTGGCGTTGACCGCCAGGGCGTTGCCGGCCACGTCTTTGACTCCGCTGGCGCCGCCGACCACGACGATCGTGTACGTGGTCGAGTTGGCCAAGGCCACAGTCGGCGTCAGCGTGGCCGTATTGTTGCTGGC
This genomic window contains:
- a CDS encoding PEP-CTERM sorting domain-containing protein, coding for MGIPRFRDTLWVVLAVTAGVLVVLPSAAMADTENVVFTIDPTQSTINLSGNSNNYGNFVPIAPGSDTSSVDGHFLVAFDPLTNTPSTIQFVPNDGYYEQNTSMDLALPGAGVVAGYAGLSWDFNSAPLTGSNGVYTATTTSFTVLTGGYHYTIASSGQTISGSDVGVTDPLSAGTWTLSQSPANSGNWTLGLSAQYTSGLDGGATFGTGTELFKLNAVSTAQFGTGNVATVAPTDTQASALGGSATPGGVSINFGGATNGGTFSAQQIPNSTGLPQQAIIAAQSNPIFAASTADLSLNPQIWSVDYTGLQTGQSATLVFHYDPSLLPAGTDQSTLGIWHFDKTDNAWVFGGTVNTTDHTISFTTSSFSPFELGIKAAPEPASIVMLGLGLAGLVGHRLRRRRS
- a CDS encoding DUF4082 domain-containing protein, which translates into the protein ASNNTATLTPTVALANSTTYTIVVVGGASGVKDVAGNALAVNATSTFTTAAPAPATTSLWSPSTVPATPDSGDAQSVELGTKFTVTTSGTILGVRFYKSAANTGVHTGSLWSASGQLLATVTFTNEGGSGWQQALFSAPVAVTAGQTYVVGYHTNSGHYAVTRSYFTSAYTNGSLQVSANGGLYLYGAGGLPTQSYQSSNYWVDVVFSATAVVDTTPPTVTGFTPGNSSTNVATNTAVTITFSEALSVATVNSSTILLMNGSTAVAATVSYNASNNTATLTPTVALANSTTYTIVVVGGASGVKDVAGNALAVNATSTFTTAAPAPATTSVWNSSTTPATPDSGDAQSVELGMKFTATTNGTILGVSFYKSAANTGVHTGSLWSASGQLLATVIFTNETASGWQQALFSTPVAVTAGSTYVVGYHTTSGHYAVSRSYFTSPYTSSFLQVPANGGLYLYGAGGLPTQSYQSSNYWVDVLFSPS